A genomic window from Candidatus Aminicenantes bacterium includes:
- a CDS encoding NCS2 family permease, whose translation MITWLQRFFRIIENGSTLRREVSGGVVTFLTMSYIVFVQPAILSQAGMDFGAVMVATCLSAALASILMGVMANYPIALAPGMGENFFFTFTVVLMLGIPWQQALGMVFISGALFVLLTLLRVREKFINAVPASLKHAIAAGIGLLIGFIGLVDAGLIVRNNSALMPLASADGDLVSGLQRFEYASGALKLGDFSLPATQLAVIGLLLIALLLVRRVKGAILWGILATTLVGVLMGVVQWKGLVSAPPSLEPTFLKLTFKGLFTFQVIPVVIVFFIMDFFDTIGTLIGVSSRAGLLRDNQLPRASRALMADAVGTVAGAALGTSTVSSYIESAAGVEEGSRTGLSAVVAGLLFLLAVFFSPLVAMVGGGVAFSAADGLFLYPVTAPVLIVVAVLMLREMIHVKWDDHSEAIPAALTLVGIPLTYSIADGLALGFVSYTGIKLLSGRWRDLNWILVLVTMVFILRFVLIRF comes from the coding sequence ATGATTACCTGGCTGCAACGGTTTTTCCGAATCATAGAGAACGGGTCCACCCTGCGCCGGGAAGTTTCCGGCGGGGTGGTCACTTTTCTCACCATGTCCTACATCGTGTTTGTACAGCCCGCCATCCTGTCCCAGGCGGGAATGGATTTCGGGGCCGTCATGGTGGCCACCTGCCTCTCGGCGGCCCTGGCGTCCATCCTCATGGGCGTGATGGCCAACTATCCCATCGCCCTGGCCCCCGGAATGGGGGAAAATTTCTTTTTCACCTTTACCGTGGTCCTGATGCTGGGCATTCCCTGGCAGCAGGCGCTGGGGATGGTGTTTATCTCCGGGGCGCTGTTCGTGTTGTTGACCCTGTTGCGGGTACGAGAGAAGTTCATCAACGCCGTTCCGGCTTCACTCAAACATGCCATTGCCGCCGGAATCGGCTTGTTGATCGGGTTCATCGGGCTGGTGGACGCGGGCCTCATTGTGCGCAACAACAGCGCCTTGATGCCGCTGGCATCGGCCGACGGCGACCTGGTGTCCGGTCTGCAGCGTTTTGAGTACGCGTCCGGAGCCTTGAAGCTGGGGGATTTTTCCCTGCCCGCCACCCAGTTGGCGGTGATCGGGCTGTTGCTGATTGCCCTGCTGCTGGTGCGTCGCGTAAAAGGCGCCATCCTGTGGGGCATTTTGGCCACCACGCTGGTGGGCGTCCTCATGGGTGTGGTGCAATGGAAAGGTTTGGTCTCGGCCCCGCCCTCGCTTGAACCCACTTTTCTCAAACTCACTTTCAAGGGCCTGTTCACCTTCCAGGTTATTCCGGTGGTGATCGTTTTTTTTATCATGGATTTCTTTGATACCATCGGCACCCTAATCGGTGTCTCTTCAAGGGCCGGATTGTTGCGGGACAACCAGTTGCCCCGGGCTTCACGGGCGTTGATGGCGGACGCGGTGGGTACCGTGGCCGGCGCGGCGTTGGGCACATCCACGGTTTCATCCTATATCGAGAGCGCGGCCGGGGTTGAAGAGGGCAGCCGCACGGGCCTGTCCGCCGTGGTGGCGGGGCTGTTGTTCCTGCTGGCCGTATTCTTCTCGCCCCTGGTCGCCATGGTGGGCGGAGGGGTCGCTTTTTCCGCCGCGGATGGACTGTTTCTTTATCCCGTGACTGCTCCGGTGCTGATTGTGGTGGCGGTTTTGATGCTTCGCGAAATGATACATGTGAAATGGGATGACCACTCCGAGGCCATTCCCGCGGCCCTCACCCTGGTGGGCATTCCCCTGACCTACAGCATTGCCGACGGCTTGGCGCTGGGTTTTGTGTCCTATACGGGCATCAAACTATTGTCCGGACGCTGGCGCGACTTGAATTGGATCCTGGTTCTGGTTACCATGGTATTTATTTTGAGATTTGTCTTGATCCGGTTCTGA
- a CDS encoding DUF1295 domain-containing protein, producing MTIWTALLICLGINALGFALALAGGSDRYTDISYALTFMAVAFTGLLMNPSPVWHAILLTTMVALWALRLGGYLLIRILRTGRDERFDGRRERPAWLARFWGLQAISVWVISMPLVLALGAASTASPPFWIWAGVAVWAAGLAIETASDWQKFRFRNRAENRGTFIRSGLWKYSRHPNYFGEMLVWWGIWLTALPRLSGWRHLAVVGPLFITLLLLFFSGIPILEKKAKEKYGNDPSWQAYMSRTNKLIPWFPRRKD from the coding sequence ATGACGATCTGGACAGCGTTGCTGATCTGCTTGGGCATCAACGCCCTGGGTTTTGCCCTGGCCCTGGCCGGGGGTTCCGACCGCTACACGGACATCAGTTACGCCCTGACCTTCATGGCGGTTGCCTTCACCGGACTACTGATGAACCCATCTCCGGTATGGCACGCCATCCTGTTGACCACGATGGTTGCGCTCTGGGCGCTGCGCCTGGGCGGATATTTGTTGATCCGCATCCTGCGGACCGGTCGCGACGAGCGTTTTGACGGCCGTCGCGAACGGCCGGCATGGCTGGCGCGTTTCTGGGGCCTCCAGGCGATCAGCGTATGGGTGATCTCCATGCCCCTGGTCCTGGCCCTGGGCGCCGCCTCAACCGCGAGTCCCCCGTTCTGGATTTGGGCCGGCGTGGCTGTCTGGGCCGCCGGCCTGGCAATTGAAACCGCGAGTGACTGGCAGAAATTCCGCTTTCGCAACCGGGCTGAGAACCGGGGCACTTTCATCCGTTCCGGATTATGGAAATATTCCCGGCACCCCAATTACTTCGGCGAGATGCTGGTCTGGTGGGGAATATGGCTGACCGCCCTGCCGCGGCTGAGCGGCTGGCGGCATTTGGCGGTGGTGGGACCCTTGTTTATCACGTTGCTGCTGTTGTTTTTCAGTGGAATTCCCATACTGGAGAAGAAAGCGAAAGAAAAATACGGCAACGATCCGTCGTGGCAAGCCTATATGAGCAGAACAAACAAACTCATCCCCTGGTTTCCCAGACGCAAGGATTAG
- a CDS encoding pyruvate, phosphate dikinase has protein sequence MAKKFVYFFSQQETEGKREMRELLGGKGANLAEMSNLGLPIPPGFTITTEACAEFSQHENTYPEGLREEVETQLEKLEKLMGKKLGDAEDPLLVSVRSGAAVSMPGMMDTVLNLGLNDRSVVGLAARSGNERFAWDSYRRFVQMFGDVVLGIAHHRFEEILDARKNDAGVTTDVELDTAQLETIVGEFKKLVREETGKDFPQEPKEQLWKAIDAVFGSWNNERARKYRAINKIAGMRGTAVNVQAMVYGNLGNTSGTGVAFSRDAATGENVFYGEYLMNAQGEDVVAGIRTPKPLQALKDQQPEIYRQLDEYKDLLERHYRDMQDMEFTIQEGKLFILQTRNGKRTAFAAVKIAADMVKEGLIPNREAVMRISPRELDMLLHPNIDPKLEYEVIGKGLPASPGAAVGKIVFTAEKAEEMAAAGEKVILVRKETSPEDIGGMDAAQGILTATGGLTSHAAVVARGMGKCCVAGCGALAIKNDGTCTISGRTFREGDVITLNGSTGEVIPEPLPLIQPEISGDFEDFMKLVDKERTMGVRTNADTPKDSLQARTFGAEGIGLCRTEHMFFEGDRIDAVREMILAEDTEGRRKALAKILPMQEEDFAGIFKAMDGFPVTIRLLDPPLHEFLPHSDDELRELAEIVGVDFDVLKRKTESLHEFNPMLGHRGCRLAITFPEIAEMQAEAIIRAAVKVDREGVKVLPEIMIPLTGTYQEFEFLKPVIEKKVEEVFAAEGRRVEYKIGTMIEIPRACIVADRIADTAEFFSFGTNDLTQMTFGYSRDDAGVFLPHYVGKGILPQDPFQVLDREGVGQLVRMGIEKGRSRRPDLKVGICGEHGGEPSSVEFCFQAGMDYVSCSPYRVPIARLAAAQAHIKAEENRNR, from the coding sequence ATGGCCAAAAAATTCGTTTATTTCTTTTCACAACAAGAAACGGAAGGCAAAAGAGAGATGAGGGAACTGCTGGGCGGCAAAGGCGCCAACCTGGCGGAGATGAGCAACCTGGGGCTGCCCATTCCCCCCGGATTCACCATCACCACGGAGGCGTGCGCCGAGTTTTCTCAACATGAAAATACCTATCCCGAGGGCTTGCGCGAAGAAGTGGAAACCCAGCTGGAAAAACTGGAAAAGCTGATGGGGAAGAAACTGGGGGACGCGGAAGATCCCCTGCTTGTTTCCGTGCGCTCAGGCGCGGCCGTCTCCATGCCCGGTATGATGGATACGGTCCTGAACCTGGGACTCAACGACCGCTCGGTTGTGGGATTGGCTGCCCGCTCCGGTAATGAGCGCTTTGCCTGGGATTCCTATCGCCGTTTTGTGCAGATGTTCGGAGACGTGGTGCTGGGAATCGCCCACCATCGCTTTGAGGAAATCCTGGATGCCCGTAAAAACGATGCCGGCGTGACCACGGACGTGGAACTCGACACGGCGCAACTGGAAACCATTGTCGGGGAGTTCAAGAAGCTGGTCAGGGAAGAGACGGGGAAGGATTTTCCCCAGGAACCCAAAGAACAACTCTGGAAGGCCATTGATGCGGTCTTCGGCTCATGGAACAACGAACGGGCCAGAAAGTATCGTGCCATCAATAAAATCGCCGGTATGAGGGGTACTGCTGTCAACGTGCAGGCAATGGTTTACGGTAATCTGGGAAATACGTCCGGAACCGGCGTGGCGTTCTCGCGCGACGCGGCCACCGGCGAGAACGTGTTTTACGGTGAGTACCTGATGAACGCCCAGGGTGAGGACGTGGTGGCGGGGATTCGCACACCCAAGCCGTTGCAGGCCCTGAAAGACCAGCAGCCTGAAATTTACCGGCAACTGGACGAATACAAAGACCTGTTGGAACGGCATTATCGCGATATGCAGGACATGGAATTCACCATCCAGGAAGGGAAACTGTTTATCCTGCAGACCCGCAACGGCAAACGCACGGCTTTTGCCGCGGTGAAGATCGCCGCCGACATGGTCAAGGAAGGCCTGATTCCCAATCGTGAAGCAGTGATGCGCATTTCACCCCGTGAACTCGACATGCTGTTGCACCCCAACATCGATCCCAAGTTGGAATACGAAGTCATCGGCAAGGGACTGCCGGCTTCCCCGGGAGCCGCGGTGGGCAAAATCGTGTTTACCGCCGAAAAAGCCGAGGAAATGGCGGCGGCCGGCGAGAAAGTCATCCTGGTGCGCAAAGAGACATCTCCGGAAGACATCGGCGGTATGGACGCCGCGCAGGGCATTTTAACCGCCACCGGCGGTTTGACTTCCCACGCCGCCGTTGTGGCGCGTGGCATGGGCAAGTGCTGCGTGGCCGGATGCGGAGCCCTTGCCATCAAGAACGACGGCACCTGCACCATTTCGGGCCGCACCTTCCGCGAGGGAGACGTGATTACGCTCAACGGCAGCACCGGCGAGGTGATTCCAGAGCCGCTTCCCCTGATTCAGCCGGAAATTTCCGGAGATTTTGAGGATTTCATGAAGCTGGTTGACAAGGAACGGACCATGGGGGTCCGCACCAACGCCGACACTCCCAAGGACAGCCTTCAGGCCCGCACGTTCGGCGCCGAAGGTATCGGTTTGTGTCGCACCGAGCACATGTTTTTTGAAGGCGACCGCATCGATGCCGTGCGTGAAATGATCCTGGCGGAAGATACCGAGGGCCGCCGCAAGGCGCTGGCCAAGATCCTGCCCATGCAGGAAGAGGATTTCGCGGGCATTTTCAAGGCCATGGACGGATTCCCCGTCACTATCCGCCTGCTCGACCCTCCTTTGCATGAGTTTCTGCCCCACAGCGACGATGAACTGCGGGAACTGGCCGAAATCGTGGGTGTGGATTTCGATGTCTTGAAACGCAAGACCGAGAGCTTGCATGAATTCAACCCCATGCTGGGTCATCGCGGCTGCCGCCTGGCCATTACTTTTCCGGAAATCGCCGAGATGCAGGCCGAAGCGATCATTCGCGCGGCCGTCAAGGTTGATCGCGAAGGCGTGAAGGTGTTACCGGAGATCATGATTCCCCTGACCGGAACCTACCAGGAATTTGAATTCCTGAAGCCCGTGATCGAGAAAAAAGTGGAAGAGGTGTTTGCTGCTGAAGGCCGCCGCGTCGAATACAAGATCGGTACCATGATCGAGATCCCCCGCGCCTGTATTGTGGCGGACCGCATCGCGGATACGGCGGAGTTCTTTTCTTTCGGCACCAATGACCTGACCCAGATGACTTTCGGCTACTCCCGTGATGACGCCGGCGTGTTCCTGCCCCATTACGTGGGAAAAGGCATCCTGCCGCAGGATCCCTTCCAGGTGCTGGACCGCGAAGGCGTGGGCCAACTTGTGCGCATGGGCATTGAAAAGGGTCGCAGCCGTCGTCCCGACTTGAAAGTGGGAATCTGCGGCGAGCACGGTGGTGAACCGAGTTCGGTTGAGTTCTGCTTCCAGGCCGGCATGGATTACGTGTCCTGCTCACCATACCGCGTGCCCATCGCCCGCCTGGCCGCGGCTCAGGCACACATCAAGGCGGAGGAGAATCGAAACAGATGA
- the lptB gene encoding LPS export ABC transporter ATP-binding protein codes for MNRLEAKDLTKVYDHVAVVDSLNLWAAGGEILGLLGPNGAGKTTTFLMLAGIIKPDKGEIRLNNQGIDRDPSYIRAEKGLVYLPQQHSVFVKASVYNNLYQILELRLTAPDARCRTEELLADFGLEYVKNSRAHQLSGGEKRRLEIARAMIMNPRFLFLDEPFTGIDPITILDIQKSILKLRDRGIGVIITDHNVKDTFNITSRVYVIHRGKILSSGHPAEVVQEKLTRQLFLGQEFEWGKNALEHAAAPLFRGISKQ; via the coding sequence ATGAATCGACTCGAAGCCAAAGACCTGACAAAGGTGTACGACCATGTGGCCGTGGTCGATTCACTTAACCTGTGGGCGGCTGGCGGGGAAATCCTTGGGCTTCTCGGCCCCAACGGGGCCGGCAAAACCACCACATTCCTGATGCTGGCCGGGATTATTAAACCGGACAAAGGCGAAATCCGCTTAAACAACCAGGGCATTGACAGGGACCCGTCTTATATCCGGGCTGAAAAGGGATTGGTCTACCTGCCCCAGCAGCACTCGGTGTTTGTGAAAGCTTCGGTGTACAACAACCTGTACCAGATTTTGGAACTGCGTTTGACGGCACCGGATGCCCGTTGCCGAACGGAAGAGCTGCTGGCTGATTTCGGATTGGAATACGTCAAGAATTCCCGCGCACACCAATTATCCGGGGGGGAAAAGCGCCGTCTGGAAATCGCGCGCGCCATGATCATGAACCCGCGCTTTTTGTTTCTGGACGAACCGTTTACGGGGATTGATCCCATTACGATCTTGGATATCCAGAAATCCATCCTAAAGTTGCGGGACCGGGGAATCGGGGTCATCATTACGGATCACAATGTGAAAGACACATTCAACATTACCAGCCGTGTTTACGTGATCCACCGTGGCAAGATCCTGAGCAGTGGCCATCCCGCGGAAGTGGTCCAGGAAAAACTCACCCGCCAGCTCTTTTTGGGCCAGGAATTCGAATGGGGCAAAAATGCGCTCGAACATGCCGCGGCCCCGTTGTTCCGTGGCATCTCTAAACAATAA
- a CDS encoding AEC family transporter, which yields MLTDISPLMLRLVLPMALGLLSRQLRLLPDNGAEVLRIFVVRICMPFLVFQNLFSARVDSFPQFFPATAAFVLLSLFYALTGAWVARLFFNAAKQRNAYFIAVFMGNYGFLGWGVMHSFYGPDAFTRSVFFSMIFWPVFLLAGFYFLLRMNHRSSGSTFSMGRMILINATAPIVGAILGVVANLGGLSLPGPLAELVKSFAAMSIPLILFTVGLGLTLNMKTGHWKTIAMAATHRLLFGFFLGWVAWRLVACFLPVDSLTSRVILMEAVMPTAAMSPFFTLYFDSDRELVDGVIAVTTLLSMVTLVLWYSVVEWIL from the coding sequence ATGTTGACTGATATCTCTCCCCTGATGCTGCGGCTGGTATTGCCCATGGCCTTGGGCCTGTTGAGCCGGCAGTTGCGCCTGCTTCCCGATAACGGCGCCGAAGTTCTGCGGATTTTCGTGGTACGGATTTGCATGCCTTTCCTGGTGTTTCAAAACCTTTTTTCCGCCCGCGTGGACAGTTTTCCCCAATTTTTTCCGGCCACGGCGGCATTTGTTTTGTTGAGCCTGTTTTATGCGCTGACCGGCGCCTGGGTGGCCCGGCTGTTTTTCAACGCGGCAAAACAGCGCAACGCGTATTTCATCGCCGTGTTTATGGGCAACTACGGATTCCTGGGCTGGGGGGTGATGCACTCCTTCTACGGTCCGGACGCGTTTACTCGTTCCGTGTTTTTCTCCATGATTTTCTGGCCGGTATTTCTGTTGGCGGGTTTCTATTTTCTGTTGCGCATGAATCATCGCAGCAGTGGGAGTACTTTCTCTATGGGGCGCATGATCCTAATCAATGCGACGGCCCCCATCGTGGGCGCGATCCTGGGCGTGGTCGCCAATCTGGGGGGATTGTCGCTGCCGGGGCCGTTGGCTGAGCTGGTGAAATCATTCGCCGCCATGTCCATACCGCTCATTCTGTTTACGGTTGGACTAGGGCTGACCCTGAACATGAAGACCGGCCATTGGAAGACCATTGCCATGGCGGCGACCCACCGCCTCCTGTTCGGATTTTTCCTGGGATGGGTCGCATGGCGGCTGGTGGCCTGCTTTTTGCCGGTAGACAGCCTGACCAGCCGGGTGATCCTGATGGAGGCCGTGATGCCGACGGCCGCCATGTCACCGTTCTTTACCCTCTACTTTGACTCCGACCGCGAGTTGGTTGACGGCGTGATCGCGGTTACAACGCTCTTGTCCATGGTCACCCTGGTTCTGTGGTATTCCGTGGTGGAGTGGATTCTCTGA
- a CDS encoding prepilin peptidase encodes MEIIVLIVFGLSVGSFLNVVIYRLPRNESLAFPRSHCPACNEQLRWFHNLPVVSFLALRRRCARCRAPISWRYPLVEIATAGIFWLCWSHFRDQPLHALFSAIFLLILLVLSFIDLEHMILPDELTLGGAAVFLAYSFFHPGFSSPWTGVATALGAAAVFAGLFFFYIKVRGMEGLGFGDVKLMLMLGAFLGLEGLVVALLLASFCGLIVGGFMILFRGKDLKLALPFGPFLALGAFFSLFWGAKILAAIQSWVMTG; translated from the coding sequence ATGGAAATCATCGTACTGATCGTTTTCGGACTGAGCGTGGGCAGTTTTCTCAACGTGGTGATCTACCGCCTGCCCCGGAACGAGAGCCTGGCTTTTCCGCGTTCCCACTGCCCGGCGTGCAACGAGCAACTGCGTTGGTTTCACAACCTTCCCGTTGTCAGCTTTCTGGCGTTGCGCCGGCGTTGCGCCCGCTGCCGCGCGCCCATCTCGTGGCGCTATCCCCTGGTGGAAATCGCCACCGCCGGCATTTTCTGGCTGTGCTGGTCCCATTTTCGCGACCAACCGCTCCACGCCCTGTTCAGCGCAATTTTCCTCCTGATTCTGCTGGTTCTGTCGTTTATCGACCTGGAGCACATGATTCTTCCCGACGAGTTGACCCTGGGCGGAGCCGCGGTGTTTCTGGCGTACTCGTTTTTTCACCCCGGCTTCTCTTCACCCTGGACCGGGGTGGCCACCGCTTTGGGGGCGGCGGCGGTGTTTGCCGGCTTGTTCTTTTTTTACATAAAGGTGCGCGGCATGGAGGGCCTGGGGTTCGGAGACGTAAAACTAATGCTCATGCTGGGGGCATTTCTCGGTCTGGAAGGCCTGGTAGTGGCCTTGCTCCTGGCCTCTTTCTGCGGCTTGATCGTGGGGGGGTTCATGATCCTGTTTCGCGGCAAGGACTTGAAACTGGCCCTGCCTTTCGGGCCGTTCCTGGCCCTGGGGGCTTTTTTCTCCCTGTTCTGGGGAGCAAAAATCCTGGCAGCGATCCAGTCCTGGGTCATGACGGGGTAG
- a CDS encoding ABC transporter ATP-binding protein → MMAALEIRGLEKSYPSTFGTRRIPVLRGIDLTVAPGEIYGFLGPNGAGKTTTIKCILGLLRPDRGSIRLLGRDADSLESRRNLGFLPENPYFYEYLTIRELLHFTGRLFCMSGADRKRRVEEVLRQAGLWGREETKLGKCSKGMIQRAGLAQALVQDPEVLILDEPFSGLDPVGRKELRDLVLSLKSSGRTIFFSSHILQDMELMVDRVAIIINGRLVREGRLDELVSRSVRHYELVVDGVDEKDAARTGLAGERRDNHTIIRVESLEEVNQKIRAVHVLSGRIAAMIPVKLTLEDIFMREIGK, encoded by the coding sequence ATGATGGCGGCCTTAGAGATACGGGGATTGGAGAAGTCGTATCCGTCGACTTTCGGTACCCGGCGCATCCCGGTGTTGCGCGGCATTGACCTGACCGTTGCGCCGGGAGAGATTTACGGTTTTCTGGGGCCCAACGGCGCGGGCAAAACCACCACCATCAAGTGCATCCTGGGATTGCTCAGGCCCGATCGCGGCAGCATCCGCCTGCTGGGCCGGGATGCCGACTCGCTGGAGAGTCGCCGCAACCTCGGCTTCTTGCCGGAAAACCCCTACTTTTACGAATACCTGACCATCCGCGAGCTGCTCCACTTCACGGGACGCCTGTTTTGCATGTCCGGTGCGGACCGCAAACGTCGTGTGGAGGAGGTACTTCGCCAGGCTGGACTTTGGGGTCGTGAGGAAACCAAACTGGGCAAGTGTTCCAAGGGCATGATTCAACGCGCCGGCCTGGCCCAGGCGCTGGTTCAGGATCCCGAGGTCCTGATTCTGGACGAACCCTTTTCCGGGCTGGACCCGGTGGGTCGCAAAGAGTTGCGCGATCTGGTGTTGTCGTTGAAAAGCTCCGGGCGCACCATCTTTTTCTCTTCCCATATTCTCCAGGACATGGAACTCATGGTGGACCGGGTGGCCATTATCATCAACGGACGCCTTGTGCGCGAGGGACGCCTGGATGAGCTGGTATCCAGGTCGGTGCGCCATTATGAACTGGTGGTTGACGGGGTGGATGAAAAAGACGCGGCGCGGACCGGACTGGCCGGAGAGCGTCGTGACAACCACACGATCATCCGGGTGGAATCCCTGGAAGAGGTCAATCAGAAAATCCGCGCCGTCCACGTCTTGTCCGGCCGCATCGCGGCCATGATTCCGGTCAAGTTGACCCTGGAAGACATCTTTATGCGGGAGATCGGCAAGTGA
- a CDS encoding response regulator: MHPSRGNAKRRIASPPDWATFLLNASVRPEHERREWVRDLLSRESGFFELAVSALRCGWHGHDPGGDPDVESLLRTLGPDPLLLVAARLSLARWFERELPNKVPPRKRAQVLDAALLTSGLAAGVAEAISGCVRVEAEMCGLLTGVEEWLRLGETISGTRTSQSGRDRISRLIAAWNPEAATLPEWQRAVALHGVAQKIISKEVSGADAAASAIGRSLADTGMDAADCLEVVAALPWRFRADWEEVAPAKGWPCGIPAAVQRLRRQLEQYGKGGFSIPVFRRLQRQMDVPGTAVDCAGRALRFASNYLPGLVCALAWHGENNDPGSSWWRPDPERSLPLPPCIPRLEPDGTSGCILRIDLSGETFPAKGKAWLLPVRGPGKAGGWIVASRRDGVDFSLSQAAQLESLAAHMSRAVSVYGWQEKCRSESSKNHLLKRELRLADERLTRMKDAARILEKAVVFQEVLPGVFHKLKNKLTPLMGYAQMLKTRVRDEYARKRLDKIEQSADSLAQLLNRLCKHFDSPPSFLHAGNLNRVIRRIRPRLEEVARQHNIKITWELDAALEDFAMAEGQLEIVVRELVENAIRAVEGKQTTSSQVTVRTRRLDSSAAEFTVRDNGVGIAAEDIERIWSPFFCRFADGDGLGLAVCDHVLQRHGASRRVESRRGEFTEICIVFPPAIASQGEPLQPTAKPPRLEGRVLILDDEAYMLELMRDILQELGNLDIHATTSGTRALRWLGEQEYELVIADLYLADVNGLDIFRTLNDRDMANRLILISADPGSADIHRFLESQRIVFLEKPLELMLFKQKVLEKLSQKEA, from the coding sequence ATGCATCCATCCAGAGGAAATGCCAAGCGCAGGATTGCTTCGCCACCGGACTGGGCGACCTTTCTGCTCAACGCCTCCGTCCGTCCGGAACACGAGCGCCGCGAATGGGTTCGGGATCTGTTATCCCGCGAATCCGGGTTTTTCGAATTGGCTGTAAGCGCCCTGCGTTGCGGATGGCATGGTCATGATCCCGGCGGCGATCCGGATGTGGAATCACTGTTGCGGACACTGGGTCCGGATCCGTTGCTCCTGGTGGCGGCCCGGCTTTCGCTGGCGCGCTGGTTCGAGCGGGAACTGCCGAACAAGGTTCCCCCACGCAAGCGGGCCCAGGTGCTTGATGCCGCATTGCTTACGAGCGGATTAGCCGCCGGTGTCGCTGAAGCGATCTCTGGTTGTGTCCGCGTTGAAGCCGAAATGTGCGGACTGTTGACCGGAGTGGAAGAGTGGTTGCGGTTGGGCGAAACAATTTCCGGGACGCGCACTTCGCAGTCCGGCCGTGACCGGATTTCCAGGTTGATTGCCGCCTGGAACCCGGAAGCAGCGACTTTGCCGGAATGGCAACGGGCGGTTGCATTGCATGGTGTCGCCCAAAAAATCATCTCTAAAGAGGTTAGCGGTGCGGATGCGGCGGCGAGCGCCATCGGCCGATCCCTGGCAGACACGGGAATGGATGCGGCGGACTGCCTGGAAGTGGTTGCCGCCCTTCCCTGGCGGTTCCGGGCGGACTGGGAAGAGGTTGCCCCCGCCAAAGGTTGGCCATGCGGAATTCCCGCCGCGGTTCAGCGCCTGCGTCGTCAACTAGAGCAATACGGCAAAGGCGGCTTCTCGATTCCGGTTTTCAGGCGGTTGCAGCGGCAGATGGATGTGCCGGGAACAGCGGTGGATTGTGCCGGCAGGGCGCTACGTTTCGCTTCCAATTATCTGCCGGGCCTGGTTTGCGCACTGGCATGGCACGGCGAAAACAATGATCCGGGGTCGTCATGGTGGCGCCCGGATCCGGAGCGGTCACTCCCTCTTCCCCCCTGCATCCCGCGCCTGGAGCCGGACGGCACATCAGGCTGCATCCTCAGAATCGACCTGTCGGGAGAGACTTTCCCGGCAAAAGGCAAGGCCTGGCTTTTGCCTGTGCGGGGACCGGGGAAAGCGGGCGGATGGATCGTGGCCTCCCGCCGGGATGGAGTTGACTTTTCTCTTTCCCAGGCCGCCCAGTTGGAATCCCTGGCTGCACACATGAGTCGCGCCGTGAGTGTGTATGGTTGGCAGGAAAAGTGTCGCTCCGAATCCAGCAAGAACCACTTGTTGAAACGGGAATTGCGCCTGGCGGATGAACGCCTGACCCGGATGAAAGACGCTGCGCGGATTCTGGAGAAAGCCGTTGTTTTTCAGGAAGTGCTTCCCGGAGTGTTTCACAAGCTGAAAAACAAGTTGACCCCGCTGATGGGCTACGCCCAGATGCTGAAAACCCGCGTTCGTGACGAATACGCCCGCAAGCGATTGGATAAGATCGAGCAAAGCGCGGATTCACTGGCCCAGTTGCTGAACCGCCTGTGCAAACATTTCGATTCTCCGCCTTCATTCTTGCATGCGGGAAACCTCAATCGCGTTATCCGGCGAATCCGCCCCCGCCTGGAAGAAGTCGCCCGGCAACACAACATAAAGATCACCTGGGAGTTGGATGCTGCCTTGGAAGATTTCGCCATGGCCGAAGGCCAGTTGGAGATCGTGGTCCGGGAATTGGTGGAAAACGCCATTCGGGCCGTTGAAGGCAAGCAGACCACGTCCTCTCAAGTCACGGTACGGACCCGCAGACTGGATTCAAGCGCTGCGGAATTCACGGTTCGCGACAACGGCGTGGGGATTGCAGCCGAGGACATTGAACGGATATGGTCTCCTTTCTTCTGCCGTTTCGCCGACGGCGACGGATTGGGTCTCGCCGTCTGTGATCATGTGCTCCAGCGCCATGGGGCATCCCGACGAGTTGAGAGCCGGCGGGGAGAGTTTACCGAGATCTGCATCGTGTTTCCTCCAGCCATTGCGTCTCAAGGTGAGCCTTTGCAGCCGACAGCCAAACCACCTCGATTGGAGGGTCGGGTACTCATCCTGGATGATGAGGCGTACATGCTGGAACTGATGCGTGATATCCTGCAGGAGTTGGGGAACCTCGACATCCATGCCACGACCAGCGGAACCCGGGCCTTGCGCTGGTTGGGGGAACAGGAGTATGAATTGGTGATTGCCGATCTGTACCTGGCGGATGTCAACGGCCTGGACATATTTCGCACCCTGAATGACCGCGACATGGCAAACCGCCTGATCCTGATCAGCGCGGATCCGGGCAGCGCGGACATTCACAGGTTCCTGGAATCCCAACGCATTGTGTTTTTAGAGAAACCATTGGAATTAATGCTTTTCAAACAGAAAGTGTTGGAAAAACTATCCCAAAAGGAGGCATAA